The sequence ACCGTGGTCGGTTCGAGCGTCGACGATCTACGGTCGTTCCTCACCGAAGCCCAACAGCGCGGGGTCGACTACATTGTGGCCCTGCGTGGCGACCCGCCCCAAGGCGAGACCTCGTTCAAGCCCAACGCAGACGGGCTGCGATACGCCAACCAACTGGTCGAGCTGATCAACGCCGAGTTCAGCGACCTGGGCGTTTTGGTCGCTGGCTACCCTGAAACGCACCGCGAAGCCCTCAGCCCTGAGGCCGATCTCGACAACTTGAAACGAAAGGTCGATGCGGGAGCTCAGGTCATCGTTTCGCAACTCTTCTTCCGCAACGCCGACTTCTACGCGTGGCGCGAACGTTGTGACAAGGCGGGCATCACGGTGCCGATTGTGCCTGGCATTTTTCCGGTTCAAAGCCTGGCTCAGATCTCGAAGATCGCGAAGCTATGCGGCGCCAACATTCCTGCCGAGCTGTCCGAGAAGCTGAACGAAAAGCATGACGATACCGCTTGGCAGGCTCAAGTCGGCACCGAGTACGCTGCCCAGCAGGTCATCGATCTGGTCGATAATACGGTCCCTGGTTTTCACTTCTACGTCCTGAACCAGGCCGACGCGACCGGGCAGATCTTAACCCAGCTGAAAGACCACTTAGACGGCAAAACCAGCGGCGATCCGGTTAACGCCTAACCGTCGCTTTCGTAGCCGTCTTAAAAGCGAAGCTGAATCCGAGCTTCTACAAACTCGCCTGGCTGCACGTCCACGTTGTCGTGCAGCGAGGCCCCTTGGTTCGCTCCTTCGCCATACTTACGATCGAACGCGTAACCAGCACAAATATCAAACACGGCATTACGTCCTAAGTCGTACCGCAAACCTTTGACGATCCGCAGCTCGGTTGCATAAAACCGGTCTCTTTCAATTTCCCGATCGCTGAGAAAGTACGAATCGGAGATCGACTGGTACCCGCTGTACAGATGGATTCGCTCGGTAAAGTCGTGCGTAACCATCAAGCTTCCGTTGGTAAGGGGCAAGTACGAGAAACTGACCGTCCAATTCTCCCAGGCAAACGGATGCCAGGTAACCGACAACGGTAGCCCCACGCTCATCTGAAAACTATCGGACGGATTCCACTGATACGCGATCGCCGGGATCGGAAAATTCAGCGAGCCCGACGGAG comes from Bremerella cremea and encodes:
- the metF gene encoding methylenetetrahydrofolate reductase [NAD(P)H] — translated: MLSDFYQPGQLPVSFELYPPKTEKGMQSLMLQVEQLVKFNPAYITCTYGAGGSTRGRTLDIVESVKKSFSVPVAAHLTVVGSSVDDLRSFLTEAQQRGVDYIVALRGDPPQGETSFKPNADGLRYANQLVELINAEFSDLGVLVAGYPETHREALSPEADLDNLKRKVDAGAQVIVSQLFFRNADFYAWRERCDKAGITVPIVPGIFPVQSLAQISKIAKLCGANIPAELSEKLNEKHDDTAWQAQVGTEYAAQQVIDLVDNTVPGFHFYVLNQADATGQILTQLKDHLDGKTSGDPVNA